One region of Epilithonimonas zeae genomic DNA includes:
- a CDS encoding glycoside hydrolase family 105 protein: protein MNLIKHKIKILTFTVLSSGLSLVSAQSKVATKAEISKSQSGIVVPTNLKWSERMMLSEMHRFPEAWMLDFSKSPKWTYPSAIVLDGAEKLYAKTGKKEYYDYISGFGEKLINEDGTIQTYELEKYNIDMLNSGNVLLYLYEKEKKEKYLKALQTLRLQIDGQPRTNEGSFWHKKIYPYQVWLDGLYMGMPFYTHYTKDFTKGSDALKAYDDIAFQFDSVQKNLLDKKTGLLYHAWDESKEQAWADKQTGLSPNFWGRAMGWYGMAMVDVLDFLPKDHPGRTRIISYIKSYADAVIKVQDKKSGLWYQVLDKPLENGNYEEASASAMFVYTIIKSVNEGYLPQSYKAAAKKGYDGIIKNLITVDENGVVNLNKCCAVAGLGGKPYRDGSYEYYVKEKIRSNDGKGTGPFILASLEFEK from the coding sequence ATGAATTTAATTAAGCATAAAATAAAAATTCTCACTTTCACAGTTTTAAGTTCAGGTCTATCCTTGGTTTCTGCACAATCAAAAGTGGCAACTAAAGCAGAAATTTCAAAATCACAATCAGGAATAGTTGTTCCCACCAATCTAAAATGGTCAGAGAGAATGATGCTTTCCGAGATGCATCGTTTCCCGGAAGCTTGGATGTTAGATTTCAGCAAGAGTCCGAAGTGGACTTATCCTTCCGCCATTGTATTAGACGGCGCAGAAAAACTCTATGCTAAAACCGGAAAGAAGGAGTACTATGATTACATCAGTGGTTTCGGCGAAAAGTTAATTAATGAAGACGGAACCATTCAGACATATGAGCTGGAAAAGTATAATATCGATATGCTGAATAGCGGAAACGTATTGCTTTATCTTTACGAAAAAGAGAAAAAAGAAAAATATCTGAAAGCGCTTCAAACTTTGCGTTTACAAATCGACGGACAACCAAGAACTAACGAAGGCTCTTTCTGGCACAAAAAAATTTATCCATATCAGGTCTGGTTGGACGGTCTTTATATGGGAATGCCTTTCTACACGCATTATACAAAAGATTTCACAAAAGGCTCAGATGCTCTTAAAGCATACGATGATATTGCTTTCCAATTTGATTCGGTTCAGAAAAATCTTTTAGACAAAAAAACAGGATTACTCTACCACGCTTGGGACGAGAGCAAAGAACAAGCTTGGGCAGATAAACAAACGGGACTTTCCCCCAATTTTTGGGGCAGAGCGATGGGTTGGTACGGAATGGCAATGGTTGATGTTTTGGACTTTTTACCAAAAGATCATCCCGGAAGAACGAGAATCATTTCCTACATCAAATCTTACGCTGATGCTGTAATCAAAGTTCAGGATAAAAAGTCCGGACTTTGGTATCAGGTTTTGGACAAACCTTTGGAAAATGGTAACTATGAGGAAGCGAGCGCTTCGGCGATGTTTGTTTATACAATTATCAAATCTGTAAACGAAGGCTATTTACCACAATCTTACAAGGCTGCTGCTAAAAAAGGTTATGACGGAATTATCAAAAATCTAATCACAGTTGATGAAAATGGCGTTGTCAATCTTAATAAATGTTGTGCTGTTGCGGGCTTAGGTGGAAAACCTTACAGAGACGGTTCTTATGAATATTATGTTAAGGAAAAAATCCGTTCCAATGACGGGAAAGGAACCGGACCTTTCATTTTGGCAAGCTTAGAATTCGAGAAATAA
- a CDS encoding glycoside hydrolase family 28 protein — MKKYIPLLFALVLSVALSAQYKPWTSAKQPLKEIKALKKQIKKPEFRKVDYLITDFGAVGDGKTKNTEAFKKAIEKCNAEGGGRVVVPNGVFLTGAIYLKSNVNLHLSDGSTILFSQDSNDYPIVFTRWEGMECMNYSSLIYAYEEENIAVTGKGTLDGNSDNDNWWFWCGATKYGYNETRPGRQNPARAKLHEYMAQRKPARERVFGDGWYLRPNFVQPYKSKNFYMADVLVKNSPMWNLNPVLCENVLIERVKVISHGPNNDGFDPEACKNVWIKDSYFDTGDDCIAIKSGRDEDGRDIGRPAENHIIENCEMKDGHGGVVIGSEIAGGAKNIYAIGNVMDSKNLDRALRIKTSSSRGGIIENVFFYNTKVGAYKEAAVRFNMHYEKPGNHIPTMRNIWVENLTVDKGGKYAVFSDAYESSPVTDFTMINAKMVGVQIPYKVDYMKNVTLKNVTVNGLPLTELKP, encoded by the coding sequence ATGAAAAAATATATTCCACTCTTGTTCGCATTGGTTTTGTCTGTGGCCCTTTCGGCACAATACAAACCTTGGACTTCTGCAAAACAGCCTTTAAAAGAAATCAAAGCGTTAAAAAAGCAAATCAAAAAGCCTGAATTCAGAAAAGTTGATTACCTGATTACCGATTTTGGCGCGGTTGGAGATGGAAAAACAAAAAATACCGAAGCTTTCAAAAAAGCGATTGAAAAATGTAATGCAGAAGGCGGCGGAAGAGTTGTCGTTCCAAACGGCGTTTTCTTAACAGGAGCAATTTATTTAAAATCAAACGTGAATCTTCATTTGAGCGACGGTTCTACGATTTTATTCAGTCAGGACAGCAACGACTACCCTATCGTTTTCACACGTTGGGAAGGTATGGAATGTATGAATTATTCATCGTTGATTTACGCTTATGAAGAAGAAAATATCGCCGTAACCGGAAAAGGAACTTTAGATGGAAATTCTGACAATGACAATTGGTGGTTCTGGTGCGGTGCTACAAAATATGGTTACAACGAAACTCGTCCGGGAAGACAAAATCCTGCCCGTGCGAAACTTCACGAATATATGGCGCAGAGAAAACCTGCAAGAGAAAGAGTTTTCGGGGATGGATGGTATTTAAGACCGAATTTTGTTCAGCCTTACAAATCTAAAAACTTTTATATGGCGGATGTTTTGGTTAAAAATTCTCCAATGTGGAATTTGAATCCTGTTTTGTGTGAAAATGTTTTAATTGAAAGAGTAAAAGTCATCAGTCACGGACCCAACAACGACGGTTTCGACCCTGAAGCCTGTAAAAATGTCTGGATTAAAGATTCCTATTTCGACACAGGTGATGACTGTATCGCCATCAAATCTGGAAGAGACGAGGACGGAAGAGACATCGGAAGACCTGCCGAAAACCACATCATCGAAAACTGCGAAATGAAAGACGGTCACGGCGGTGTCGTTATCGGAAGCGAAATTGCAGGCGGGGCAAAAAACATTTACGCCATCGGAAATGTAATGGACAGTAAAAATCTTGATCGTGCTTTAAGAATCAAAACCAGCTCAAGCCGTGGCGGAATTATCGAAAACGTATTTTTCTACAACACAAAAGTGGGTGCTTACAAAGAAGCTGCGGTTCGTTTCAATATGCATTATGAAAAGCCGGGAAATCACATTCCGACGATGAGAAATATCTGGGTTGAAAATCTAACCGTTGACAAAGGTGGAAAATATGCCGTATTTTCTGATGCTTACGAATCCTCCCCGGTAACCGATTTCACAATGATTAATGCTAAAATGGTGGGCGTTCAGATTCCTTACAAAGTGGATTATATGAAAAACGTGACGCTGAAAAATGTAACCGTTAACGGACTACCATTAACTGAGTTAAAACCGTAA
- a CDS encoding DsbA family protein has protein sequence MSLKPSVSTTDHAQGNDNADLVIVEYGDYQCPYCGAAYPVLKELMKEFGSQVKFVFRNFPLSEMHQYARPAAIAAEAANLQGKFWEMHDAIYENQGSLNELFLFELAEKIGLNISQFKEDIQKTELEEKVDSDFESGIVSGVNGTPSFFVNGNKFNGSAMDLLQLIRENTVG, from the coding sequence ATGTCACTAAAACCATCAGTCAGCACAACTGACCACGCCCAAGGTAACGACAATGCCGACCTTGTGATTGTAGAATACGGCGATTATCAGTGTCCGTATTGCGGAGCCGCTTATCCTGTTTTGAAAGAATTAATGAAAGAATTCGGAAGTCAGGTAAAATTTGTTTTCAGGAATTTTCCTTTGTCGGAAATGCATCAATATGCAAGACCTGCCGCAATCGCAGCTGAAGCCGCCAATCTTCAGGGAAAATTCTGGGAAATGCACGATGCGATCTACGAAAACCAGGGATCTCTGAATGAACTATTCTTGTTTGAACTTGCAGAAAAAATAGGCTTAAATATTTCTCAATTTAAAGAAGATATACAGAAAACCGAACTGGAAGAAAAAGTAGATTCGGATTTTGAAAGCGGAATTGTAAGCGGAGTAAACGGAACGCCTTCTTTTTTCGTTAACGGAAATAAATTCAATGGAAGTGCGATGGATTTGCTTCAGCTGATACGGGAGAATACGGTTGGGTAA
- a CDS encoding alpha/beta hydrolase, with the protein MRKFGLLLLILIVNSISAQEKITLWTKGQMPNSKGLELKNEEKDGRLVQIKEPELFAFLPPKEDRKPMAVIVIPGGGYYKLTYDLNGFQIAKWFNTLGISAFVLNYRLPISPDVKQREIAPLQDIQAAIKYLRKNAAQYGISPKQIGVIGTSAGGHLAATVSNITTDYTELKDNWTSIPTIPNFAILVSPVIDLGEFAHVGSRNSLLGENASQEKISEYSMQNQVTEKTPPTLLIHAQNDKTVPVMNSLLYYQAMTKNKVKGALFIFPEGEHKIGITIKSELTDQWKKLCSDWLKTLFPNK; encoded by the coding sequence ATGAGAAAATTCGGATTGCTCCTTTTGATTTTAATTGTAAACTCAATTTCTGCTCAGGAAAAAATTACGCTTTGGACAAAAGGTCAGATGCCGAATTCCAAAGGTTTAGAATTAAAAAATGAAGAGAAAGATGGTCGGCTTGTACAAATCAAAGAACCTGAACTGTTTGCTTTTTTACCGCCAAAAGAAGACAGGAAACCAATGGCAGTGATTGTTATTCCAGGCGGAGGTTATTACAAACTGACTTATGACCTGAATGGATTTCAGATTGCAAAATGGTTCAACACTTTGGGAATTTCAGCTTTTGTTTTGAATTACAGATTACCGATTTCTCCCGATGTGAAGCAAAGAGAAATTGCACCACTTCAAGACATTCAGGCAGCGATAAAATACCTTCGAAAAAATGCTGCTCAATATGGAATTTCACCTAAACAAATTGGAGTCATCGGAACTTCAGCTGGTGGACATTTGGCAGCCACAGTAAGCAACATTACCACAGATTATACAGAACTTAAAGACAACTGGACATCAATACCAACCATTCCGAATTTTGCAATTTTAGTTTCTCCGGTTATTGATTTGGGAGAATTTGCTCACGTTGGAAGCCGTAATAGTTTGCTTGGAGAAAATGCTTCTCAGGAAAAAATCAGCGAATATTCTATGCAAAACCAGGTAACAGAGAAAACGCCACCAACATTACTGATTCACGCACAAAATGATAAAACTGTTCCGGTGATGAACAGCCTTCTATATTATCAGGCAATGACTAAGAATAAAGTGAAAGGTGCACTATTTATTTTCCCGGAAGGCGAGCATAAAATCGGAATTACCATTAAATCTGAACTCACAGACCAATGGAAAAAATTATGCTCTGATTGGCTGAAAACCTTATTTCCAAATAAATAA
- a CDS encoding alpha/beta fold hydrolase: MSTLKLQDGTEIFYKDQGEGPVLMFHHGWPLSSDDWDAQVIFFLQRGYRVISHDRRGHGRSSQNIYNHTIEQYASDAAELVEFLDLKDVVHIGHSTGGGEVIRYVNKYANGRAKKAVLISAVPPVMVKSESNPDGVPMEVFDNIRDQTLNNRNQFYIDLTFPFYGYNREGANVKEGVQRNWWRQGMMGGIVAHYDGIKAFSETDFTEDLKAVDIPVLVMHGEDDQIVPIANAALKSIKLLKNGKLITYPGFPHGMPTTEHETINKDLLEFIEG, encoded by the coding sequence ATGAGTACACTAAAATTACAAGACGGAACAGAAATTTTTTATAAAGATCAGGGAGAAGGACCAGTATTGATGTTTCACCACGGATGGCCTTTATCTTCAGACGATTGGGATGCACAGGTAATTTTCTTTTTACAGAGAGGTTACAGAGTGATTTCTCACGACAGAAGAGGTCACGGAAGATCAAGTCAGAATATTTATAACCACACGATTGAGCAATATGCTTCTGATGCGGCGGAATTGGTTGAATTTTTAGATTTGAAAGACGTAGTGCACATTGGTCACTCTACAGGAGGTGGTGAAGTGATCCGTTATGTAAACAAATATGCTAATGGTAGAGCAAAAAAAGCGGTTTTAATTAGTGCTGTTCCGCCAGTAATGGTAAAAAGCGAAAGTAATCCGGACGGAGTTCCGATGGAAGTTTTTGACAATATCAGAGATCAGACTTTGAACAACAGAAACCAATTTTATATTGATTTGACTTTCCCTTTCTACGGATACAACAGAGAAGGCGCTAATGTAAAAGAAGGTGTACAAAGAAACTGGTGGAGACAGGGAATGATGGGCGGAATCGTGGCTCATTATGATGGAATCAAAGCTTTCTCAGAGACAGATTTTACTGAAGATTTAAAAGCTGTTGATATTCCGGTTTTGGTGATGCACGGTGAAGATGACCAGATTGTGCCTATCGCCAATGCTGCATTAAAATCAATTAAATTATTAAAGAACGGAAAGTTAATTACTTACCCAGGTTTCCCTCACGGAATGCCGACTACGGAACACGAAACGATTAATAAGGATTTGTTGGAGTTTATTGAGGGGTAA
- a CDS encoding redoxin domain-containing protein — MLQKGTVAPDFTLFATPDQKITLSEFKGKNVILAFYPADWSPVCSDQMALYNETLKFFHKYDAELFGISVDSKWCHLAFSQSRNLHFPLLADFEAKGETAKKYGVYDDEEGECKRALFVINKDGIIEWSYLSPTAINPGADGILEALENLNTK, encoded by the coding sequence ATGTTACAAAAAGGCACTGTTGCTCCCGATTTTACATTGTTTGCGACGCCCGATCAGAAAATAACTTTATCTGAATTTAAAGGAAAAAATGTAATCCTAGCATTTTATCCCGCAGACTGGAGCCCGGTTTGCAGCGACCAGATGGCTTTGTACAACGAAACTTTGAAGTTCTTCCATAAATATGACGCAGAACTCTTTGGAATCTCTGTGGACAGCAAATGGTGTCATCTTGCTTTTTCACAATCCAGAAACTTACATTTCCCATTGTTGGCTGACTTTGAAGCGAAAGGAGAAACAGCAAAAAAATACGGCGTTTACGATGATGAGGAAGGAGAATGCAAACGCGCATTATTCGTCATTAACAAAGATGGCATCATCGAATGGAGCTACCTGTCTCCTACCGCCATCAATCCCGGCGCAGACGGAATATTAGAAGCTTTGGAAAATCTTAACACAAAATAA
- a CDS encoding YoaK family protein, whose amino-acid sequence MIAEKSLLSSKEIKVQEKLAIFLAFIAGYIDATGLIKWKTYVSFMSGNTTQLGAAFSSGKYGVIITSVTVIGSFLMGIYAGTCFSLWKKCSIKTIAFYIVSGILMLYTFINHYRQIPVIPSIAIIGFAMGMMNTIVTTVGNLKVNTDFVTGTLNSLAKNMAIFTMSNDENEKNEAKENAIYLLLLWMGFLSGAVTAPFLLSIWKNWILLLPAVLLLTCRGLIFNSITPKN is encoded by the coding sequence TTGATTGCGGAAAAATCTCTTCTGTCTTCCAAAGAAATCAAAGTACAGGAGAAATTGGCCATCTTTTTAGCATTCATCGCAGGATATATCGATGCAACGGGATTGATCAAATGGAAAACCTATGTTTCCTTTATGAGTGGAAACACCACGCAATTGGGAGCGGCTTTTTCCAGTGGAAAATATGGAGTTATCATCACATCAGTTACGGTAATTGGAAGTTTTTTGATGGGAATTTATGCAGGAACCTGTTTTTCATTATGGAAGAAATGCAGCATTAAAACGATTGCTTTTTATATTGTTTCGGGAATTTTGATGCTTTATACTTTTATTAATCATTACCGTCAAATTCCTGTGATTCCTTCGATTGCCATCATCGGTTTTGCAATGGGAATGATGAATACGATTGTAACGACTGTTGGAAACCTGAAAGTGAATACAGATTTTGTAACCGGTACATTGAACAGCCTTGCTAAAAATATGGCAATATTCACGATGAGTAATGATGAAAATGAGAAGAACGAGGCTAAGGAAAATGCAATCTATCTCTTGCTTTTGTGGATGGGATTTTTGTCAGGTGCTGTGACAGCTCCCTTCTTATTAAGTATATGGAAAAACTGGATTTTGCTTTTACCTGCAGTTTTATTGCTAACTTGTAGAGGATTAATTTTCAATTCAATAACACCCAAAAACTAA
- a CDS encoding rhamnogalacturonan acetylesterase, with protein sequence MNKKLSIIFLFLSLMIWAQKPTLFLIGDSTMSNKDNPEKNPEHGWGQVLQQFFASGIEIQNHAMNGRSSKSFRTEGRWDKVEKQLKKGDFVIIQFGHNDQKLKDSTKFTNPYTQYRANLERYVTETRAKGATPILMTSITRRNFNENGVLVDTHKEYPLVVRLVADAMKVPFVDMQLLTEQMEISAGPEKSKLLHLHFKEGENPYYRKDKADDTHLSRLGAETVAKLAVNALKTLNIGLEKYIK encoded by the coding sequence ATGAATAAAAAACTTTCCATCATATTTCTGTTTCTTTCATTAATGATATGGGCTCAGAAACCAACATTATTTTTAATTGGCGATTCTACAATGTCTAATAAGGATAATCCTGAAAAAAATCCCGAACACGGCTGGGGACAGGTTCTACAACAGTTTTTTGCATCAGGAATCGAAATCCAAAATCACGCTATGAACGGCAGAAGTTCCAAAAGTTTCCGCACAGAAGGACGTTGGGACAAAGTTGAAAAGCAGCTAAAAAAAGGTGATTTTGTGATTATTCAGTTTGGGCATAATGACCAAAAGCTGAAAGATTCTACAAAATTTACCAATCCTTATACACAATATAGAGCCAATCTGGAAAGGTATGTGACCGAAACAAGAGCCAAAGGTGCAACGCCGATTCTGATGACTTCAATCACAAGAAGAAATTTTAATGAAAATGGCGTTTTAGTCGATACGCACAAAGAATATCCGCTAGTAGTAAGATTGGTTGCTGATGCAATGAAAGTCCCTTTTGTCGATATGCAATTATTGACCGAGCAAATGGAGATTTCAGCCGGTCCGGAAAAATCAAAACTTTTACATCTTCATTTTAAAGAAGGTGAAAATCCATATTATAGAAAAGACAAAGCTGATGATACACATCTATCCAGATTAGGCGCAGAAACTGTTGCAAAGCTTGCTGTCAACGCTCTGAAAACTTTAAATATTGGATTGGAGAAATATATCAAATAA
- a CDS encoding DUF4450 domain-containing protein — protein MRRKTIFAGLIILSALSHSFAQSKHWQNKERELHYKEDKGDFLLVNGKYRFNRALYGDNRASRVEAGDLPEFALYLPGMGGNLQFVIQKGNSIKKLIQADKIETRYRPGTILYEIKDPILGTGTLKLTVLAQAKEEGLVLKMEMVNIDSSTKIYAVYGGASGTTFSRNGDIGADPESGFYLLPEYCLNNQFQLNKNQFQLNYLNKKKETQIVSGSFSNVNSLQQTDAQTLEKLAEFTQNKTDKSPIVYASYSSQKQPIFIQIAKGKSAKNFSDEDLKNIFNEAEKARLILTNRIQLKTPDADLNQFGANLAVAADGIWESPTFLHGAVAWRMRLNAWRGAYTADALSWHDRAKEHFESYANSQVLKPDSAPVEMDTLLHLARSVEKMGTSVFSSGYISRNPNDNTKPHHYDMNLVFFDQLFSHFNYTGDKEFLKKMWPTMVRHMSWEKRNFKRGDLYDAYAAIWASDALQYSGGKVTHTSAYNYRANREMAKLAKIIGENPQPYEQEADAILKAMKNELWIKNKGYFAEYKDALGNQIVHDKPGIWSIYHVSDAFILNEFEDYQNLQYINNHTPKIPITVKGVDNKDYFTLATTNWQPYDWSINNVALAENLQTALAYWQAGRNEDAYQLWKGNLVESMYYGISPGNFEQLSHYDAFRGELYRDFADPIGVASRTLTEGLFGVYPNLLENKISIKPGFPKDWNSAELKLPDWDYQFKRSSKKTEYLFKSKYQNPVALEMQIPVNESNIKSVKVNGKKVDWKIKPNSILQPIIQFETPKGKEFKLEINYSGEELKNEQTDFTNYISENLQLNFDSKKKIKDILDPQELVKNRNGNQFNLIQEERKGTFFVQVEQNGTSWWQPVNVDIRFPLETEWVNKKLQIQSKSSNEINGKLSINGLNKTFNIQKNQNTSIEIPANYLSKGTNSITLEYNGIKQNVEITDWEIGNQGQFNNISLASKYNEKVTEIFNQKYLSPRLKVPTLQLPWQGIGNWCYPLITAQIDDSGLMNKRKNGKVDFLGIPFLIDKSDKNIAYASQWDNYPDSIEIPLNGKGKKIYFLMAGSTNPMQSQIVNGTITVQYVDGSTSELELKNPVNWWPIEQDLFDDNFAFEIPDDKIPYRVQLKTGELYKGGTLSKYSSIKGFTDRQVDGGAATILDLPIDASKELKSIKLTAVSNDVVIGMMSATVLR, from the coding sequence ATGCGCAGGAAAACCATTTTCGCCGGACTCATCATTTTATCGGCACTCTCCCATTCTTTTGCCCAATCCAAGCATTGGCAGAACAAAGAGCGTGAACTGCATTATAAAGAAGACAAAGGTGATTTTTTATTGGTCAACGGAAAATACCGTTTCAATCGAGCTTTGTACGGAGATAATCGTGCATCGAGAGTTGAAGCGGGAGACTTGCCGGAATTTGCATTGTATCTTCCGGGGATGGGCGGAAATCTTCAATTCGTCATTCAGAAAGGAAATTCCATTAAAAAATTAATTCAGGCTGATAAAATTGAAACCCGTTATCGTCCCGGAACGATATTGTATGAAATCAAAGACCCGATTCTTGGAACCGGAACTTTGAAACTAACCGTTTTGGCTCAAGCGAAAGAAGAAGGTTTGGTTTTAAAAATGGAAATGGTCAATATAGATTCTTCAACAAAAATCTATGCGGTTTATGGCGGAGCGAGCGGAACAACTTTCAGCAGAAATGGCGACATCGGCGCAGACCCGGAATCCGGATTTTATCTTTTACCAGAATATTGTCTGAATAATCAGTTTCAGTTGAATAAAAATCAATTCCAACTCAATTATTTAAATAAGAAAAAAGAAACTCAAATCGTTAGCGGAAGTTTTTCAAATGTGAATTCTTTGCAACAAACCGATGCTCAGACTTTAGAAAAATTGGCTGAGTTTACTCAAAATAAAACAGACAAATCACCGATTGTTTACGCTTCCTATTCTTCACAAAAGCAACCGATTTTTATTCAGATTGCGAAAGGAAAATCAGCTAAAAACTTTTCGGACGAAGACTTAAAAAACATATTTAATGAAGCTGAAAAAGCTCGTTTAATCTTAACGAACAGAATTCAGTTAAAAACTCCGGATGCAGATTTAAATCAATTCGGAGCCAATTTAGCCGTTGCCGCAGACGGAATTTGGGAAAGTCCTACCTTTCTTCACGGTGCAGTGGCGTGGAGAATGCGACTGAATGCGTGGAGAGGAGCTTACACAGCTGATGCGTTGAGTTGGCACGACCGAGCGAAAGAACATTTTGAAAGTTATGCGAATTCACAGGTTTTGAAGCCGGATTCTGCACCTGTAGAAATGGATACTTTGCTTCATTTGGCGAGAAGTGTGGAGAAAATGGGAACTTCTGTTTTTTCAAGCGGATATATTTCGAGAAATCCGAATGACAATACAAAACCGCATCATTACGATATGAATCTGGTATTTTTTGACCAGCTTTTTTCGCATTTCAATTACACGGGCGACAAAGAATTTCTCAAAAAAATGTGGCCGACGATGGTTCGTCATATGAGTTGGGAAAAGCGGAATTTCAAGCGTGGCGATTTGTATGATGCATACGCGGCGATTTGGGCGAGTGATGCCCTTCAATATTCGGGTGGAAAAGTGACGCATACTTCAGCATATAATTACAGAGCCAACCGTGAAATGGCGAAGCTCGCAAAAATTATTGGCGAAAATCCGCAACCTTACGAACAGGAAGCTGATGCGATTTTAAAGGCGATGAAAAACGAACTTTGGATTAAAAACAAAGGCTATTTTGCTGAATATAAAGATGCTTTGGGCAATCAAATCGTTCACGACAAACCGGGAATCTGGTCGATTTATCACGTTTCCGATGCGTTTATTTTGAATGAATTTGAGGATTATCAGAATTTACAATACATCAACAATCACACTCCGAAAATCCCGATTACGGTAAAGGGTGTGGACAATAAAGACTATTTTACATTAGCAACAACCAATTGGCAACCTTACGACTGGTCGATTAACAACGTCGCTTTGGCGGAAAATTTACAGACCGCTTTGGCATATTGGCAAGCCGGAAGAAATGAGGATGCCTACCAACTTTGGAAAGGAAATCTGGTCGAGTCGATGTATTACGGCATCAGTCCGGGAAATTTTGAGCAACTGTCTCATTATGATGCATTTCGTGGCGAATTGTACCGGGATTTTGCCGACCCGATTGGGGTGGCTTCACGAACTTTGACAGAAGGACTTTTCGGCGTTTATCCGAATTTGCTTGAAAATAAAATCAGCATTAAACCTGGTTTCCCGAAAGACTGGAATTCTGCCGAATTGAAGCTTCCGGATTGGGATTATCAGTTTAAAAGAAGTTCGAAAAAAACGGAATATTTATTTAAATCAAAATATCAGAATCCTGTAGCGTTGGAAATGCAGATTCCTGTGAATGAGTCCAATATCAAATCGGTGAAAGTGAATGGTAAAAAAGTGGATTGGAAGATTAAACCTAATTCTATTTTACAGCCAATCATACAGTTTGAAACGCCGAAAGGAAAAGAATTTAAGCTTGAAATTAATTATTCCGGTGAAGAACTGAAAAACGAACAGACAGATTTTACTAATTATATTTCGGAAAATCTTCAGTTGAATTTCGATTCAAAAAAGAAAATTAAAGATATTCTTGACCCACAGGAATTAGTTAAAAATCGAAACGGAAATCAGTTCAATTTAATTCAGGAAGAGAGAAAAGGAACATTTTTCGTGCAGGTCGAACAAAACGGAACGAGTTGGTGGCAACCTGTGAATGTGGATATTCGTTTTCCTTTGGAGACAGAATGGGTGAATAAAAAACTGCAGATTCAGTCAAAATCTTCGAATGAAATTAATGGAAAACTGAGTATTAATGGTTTAAACAAAACTTTTAACATTCAGAAAAATCAAAATACATCGATTGAAATTCCTGCAAATTACTTGAGCAAAGGAACCAATTCTATCACACTTGAATACAACGGAATTAAACAAAATGTAGAAATTACAGATTGGGAAATTGGAAATCAAGGTCAATTTAACAATATTTCATTAGCATCAAAATACAATGAAAAGGTAACCGAAATTTTCAATCAAAAATATCTTTCACCGAGATTGAAAGTCCCTACCCTGCAACTTCCGTGGCAGGGAATTGGGAATTGGTGTTATCCTTTGATTACCGCTCAAATTGATGACAGCGGATTAATGAACAAAAGAAAAAATGGCAAAGTTGATTTTCTTGGAATTCCTTTTTTAATTGATAAATCAGATAAAAATATTGCCTATGCAAGTCAATGGGACAATTATCCTGATTCTATTGAAATTCCTTTGAATGGAAAAGGAAAGAAAATTTATTTTCTGATGGCTGGCTCTACCAATCCAATGCAGTCGCAGATTGTAAATGGAACAATTACGGTTCAATATGTTGACGGTTCAACTTCTGAATTGGAATTGAAAAATCCAGTGAATTGGTGGCCGATTGAGCAGGATTTGTTTGATGACAATTTTGCTTTTGAAATTCCGGATGATAAAATTCCGTATCGAGTTCAATTGAAAACGGGCGAATTGTACAAAGGCGGAACTTTAAGTAAATATTCGAGCATTAAAGGATTTACAGACCGTCAGGTTGATGGTGGAGCTGCAACGATTCTTGATTTGCCAATTGATGCTAGTAAAGAATTAAAATCGATAAAATTAACAGCTGTGAGCAATGATGTGGTGATCGGAATGATGAGTGCGACTGTTTTGAGATAA